A single genomic interval of Spirochaetales bacterium harbors:
- a CDS encoding carbohydrate ABC transporter permease translates to MTNAGSSLFKRKNLLVGIFGFFFMFVIAVILVIPFIYLAVTSLKDMAQYYSTDFVKVWFPRPLHWENYIEAFTQVDLLRYIFNSIALGGIQTILVVFSSATIAYGFARFKFPGRDILFLIVLGTMMLPAQVTNIPLFLFFRTIKWTNSFLPLIVPCMFGSAWHIFLIRQFMLSIPKEMEEAAMMDGCNSFKTFTKIILPQSMPALIVSGLFQFLYSWKDLLGPLIYLSDNKLYTLPVGLLYFESPTDVKYTVQLAAVVVALLPTVIFFIVGKRYFESGINIAELK, encoded by the coding sequence ATCTTCGGTTTTTTCTTTATGTTTGTCATCGCGGTCATCCTCGTAATTCCCTTTATCTACCTCGCCGTCACCTCCCTCAAGGATATGGCGCAGTATTATTCCACGGATTTCGTCAAGGTCTGGTTCCCCCGGCCCCTTCACTGGGAAAATTACATCGAGGCCTTTACCCAGGTCGACCTGCTGCGCTATATTTTCAACAGCATTGCTTTAGGCGGCATCCAGACGATCCTTGTCGTTTTCAGTTCGGCGACGATCGCCTACGGATTTGCCCGCTTCAAATTTCCCGGTCGTGACATCCTCTTTCTTATCGTCCTCGGCACGATGATGCTTCCCGCGCAGGTAACCAATATTCCGCTGTTTCTCTTTTTCAGAACCATAAAGTGGACAAACAGTTTCCTTCCCCTTATTGTCCCCTGCATGTTCGGCTCCGCGTGGCACATCTTTTTGATCCGGCAGTTCATGCTTTCGATCCCGAAAGAAATGGAAGAGGCGGCAATGATGGACGGCTGCAATTCGTTCAAAACATTCACGAAGATAATCCTGCCGCAGAGTATGCCCGCCCTCATCGTGTCCGGGCTTTTTCAGTTTCTCTACAGTTGGAAAGACCTCCTGGGTCCGCTTATTTACCTTTCCGACAACAAGCTGTATACCCTCCCGGTGGGACTCCTCTATTTCGAATCCCCGACCGATGTCAAATATACGGTCCAGCTCGCGGCCGTTGTCGTCGCCCTGCTTCCGACAGTGATTTTTTTCATTGTCGGGAAACGCTATTTTGAAAGCGGCATCAATATCGCTGAATTGAAATAG